From Aquificota bacterium, one genomic window encodes:
- the selB gene encoding selenocysteine-specific translation elongation factor, with amino-acid sequence MKYFPLGIAGHVDHGKTSLVKALTSIDTDRLPEEKRRSMSIDIGFAFLDFPEESLRVEIIDIPGHERFIKNAICGLAPVWGLMLVVDAGEGVMPQTVEHLRIAKSFGIKKVLLVLTKIDRVDQSTVELASEEASDLIKKEGLDLFGVYGVSSITGEGMEGLRLGIKEYAKENIRDRENWLFRFYIDSAFSVKGYGTVVRGSCVFGKVEEGDLLTLEPLGLFCRVKRLQNHGRFVKEGKAGERLALNIPELEPDKVERGYFLVKGIKSSKRLIVRLEGQRPKGVGYAFFGMREVSFSSQHILEDYYLLKLSEPVPCIRWDKGPILDSSGRLMGHYEVLHPIPTRASKRFLRENLGLLKEDPLQYLLLERGLMGLSLSDLFSFYGHAINPPNLPRLKDTLYHPKSLEELAKRVKDILSTKEGIVSLPELLSRLGVSEDVLKLALSGLKDVKVVEGYLLDAKRARLEDLKGYRELMGLLSQGIREERELEAYKEYLSMAVRKGQVYSLGDYLYISKKLFESYVERLKAIGKEFSIGEAKEVLGLTRKYLIPLLEHMDRLGITRREGERRVFLR; translated from the coding sequence ATGAAATACTTCCCTCTGGGCATTGCTGGGCATGTGGACCACGGAAAGACAAGCCTTGTAAAGGCCCTAACCTCCATAGACACAGATAGGCTTCCAGAAGAGAAAAGGAGGAGCATGAGCATAGACATAGGCTTTGCCTTTCTGGACTTCCCAGAGGAGAGCCTGAGGGTGGAGATAATAGATATCCCTGGGCATGAGAGGTTTATAAAGAATGCCATATGTGGCCTTGCTCCCGTGTGGGGACTTATGCTGGTGGTGGACGCAGGAGAAGGCGTTATGCCCCAGACAGTGGAACATTTAAGGATAGCTAAAAGCTTTGGCATCAAAAAAGTTCTCCTTGTTCTTACAAAGATAGACAGGGTGGACCAATCTACTGTGGAGCTTGCTTCAGAGGAGGCCTCAGACCTTATAAAAAAAGAAGGCCTTGACCTCTTTGGTGTTTACGGTGTCTCTTCTATCACAGGAGAGGGCATGGAAGGCCTAAGGCTTGGCATAAAGGAGTATGCCAAGGAGAATATAAGGGACAGAGAAAATTGGCTCTTTAGGTTTTACATTGACTCGGCCTTTAGCGTAAAGGGCTATGGAACGGTGGTGAGGGGTAGCTGTGTGTTTGGCAAAGTAGAAGAGGGGGACCTTCTTACCCTTGAGCCTTTGGGCCTTTTTTGCAGAGTAAAAAGGCTTCAGAATCATGGAAGGTTTGTAAAGGAAGGAAAGGCGGGAGAGAGGCTTGCCCTAAACATTCCAGAGCTTGAACCAGATAAAGTAGAAAGGGGCTACTTTTTGGTGAAGGGTATCAAAAGCTCCAAAAGGCTTATAGTGAGGCTTGAGGGCCAAAGGCCAAAGGGCGTAGGCTATGCCTTCTTTGGAATGAGGGAGGTGTCCTTTTCCTCTCAGCACATCTTAGAAGACTACTACCTTCTTAAACTTTCCGAGCCTGTGCCTTGTATAAGGTGGGACAAGGGTCCCATACTTGACTCCTCCGGAAGGCTTATGGGCCACTATGAGGTTCTCCATCCTATTCCCACAAGAGCTTCAAAAAGGTTTTTAAGGGAAAACCTCGGCCTTTTGAAGGAAGACCCTCTTCAATACCTCCTTCTTGAAAGGGGCCTTATGGGCCTTAGCCTCTCAGACCTTTTCTCCTTTTACGGACATGCCATCAACCCACCCAACCTCCCAAGGCTAAAAGATACCCTTTACCATCCCAAAAGCCTTGAGGAGCTTGCAAAGAGAGTAAAAGATATTCTTTCCACAAAGGAAGGCATAGTTTCTTTGCCCGAGCTTCTGTCAAGGCTTGGTGTTTCGGAGGATGTTTTAAAATTAGCCCTAAGTGGCTTGAAGGATGTAAAGGTGGTAGAGGGCTACCTGCTTGATGCCAAGAGGGCAAGGCTTGAGGACCTAAAAGGTTATAGAGAGCTTATGGGCCTTCTCTCTCAAGGCATAAGGGAAGAGAGGGAGCTTGAGGCTTACAAGGAATACCTCTCTATGGCTGTCAGAAAAGGGCAGGTTTACAGCCTTGGGGACTACCTTTATATTTCAAAGAAGCTTTTTGAGAGCTACGTGGAGAGGCTAAAAGCCATAGGGAAAGAGTTTAGCATCGGAGAGGCAAAGGAGGTTCTTGGCCTCACAAGAAAGTATTTAATACCCTTGCTTGAACACATGGACAGGCTTGGCATCACAAGAAGAGAAGGAGAAAGGAGGGTGTTTTTGAGATGA
- the selA gene encoding L-seryl-tRNA(Sec) selenium transferase translates to MNLLRQIPSVSRLLEEFKGYPQEIAKRAIREVLSRVREEIKEGKRQDLKDLHRLIEYKIRELSGTNLKRVINATGVIINTNLGRAPIAKEVAQFIKEIAQSYSNLEYDLGEGKRGTRLSHVEGLLKDLTKAEAVHVVNNNAAAVYLVLNTLAFGKEVIVSRGELVEIGGSFRIPDIMKASGARLVEVGTTNRTRLSDYEKAISEETALLMKVHRSNFYMEGFVEETKIEELLKLGLPVYYDIGSGVLIDLRELGINTEEPSFTECIKKGVHIVSGSGDKLLGGPQAGIILGRAEYIQRMKKNPMSRALRVDKLTLAGLEGTLRLYMKGEYENIPVLSMLLQRPEELKRKAKRLSKRLRSIKDLEVHILREFSACGGGAMPELLLETYCVGIRHKNLSTSELERRLRNLEPPIVARVKEDMLLLDVRTLSHEDMEDIAKVISQLAL, encoded by the coding sequence ATGAATCTTTTGAGGCAGATACCGTCCGTTTCAAGGCTTCTTGAGGAGTTCAAGGGCTATCCGCAGGAGATTGCCAAGAGGGCCATAAGGGAGGTGCTAAGCAGGGTAAGGGAGGAGATAAAAGAAGGCAAAAGGCAGGACCTCAAGGACCTACACAGGCTTATTGAATACAAGATTAGAGAGCTTTCTGGCACAAACCTAAAAAGGGTTATAAACGCCACCGGTGTGATAATAAACACGAACCTTGGAAGGGCTCCCATCGCAAAGGAGGTGGCCCAGTTTATAAAGGAGATAGCCCAAAGCTACTCCAACCTTGAGTATGACCTTGGGGAAGGGAAAAGGGGGACAAGGCTTAGCCATGTGGAGGGCTTGCTAAAGGACCTCACAAAAGCGGAGGCTGTGCATGTGGTAAACAACAATGCGGCGGCTGTCTATCTTGTGCTAAACACACTTGCCTTTGGAAAGGAGGTGATAGTCTCAAGGGGTGAGCTGGTAGAGATAGGTGGAAGCTTTAGGATACCGGACATAATGAAGGCCTCTGGAGCAAGGCTTGTGGAGGTTGGGACCACCAATAGAACAAGGCTATCCGATTATGAGAAGGCCATATCGGAAGAGACAGCCCTTTTGATGAAGGTGCATAGAAGCAACTTCTACATGGAGGGCTTTGTGGAAGAGACAAAGATAGAAGAGCTTTTGAAATTGGGACTTCCCGTCTATTACGATATAGGCAGTGGTGTGCTTATAGACCTTAGGGAGCTTGGTATAAACACGGAGGAGCCAAGCTTTACCGAATGTATAAAAAAGGGTGTGCATATAGTCTCTGGCAGTGGAGACAAGCTTTTGGGTGGTCCTCAGGCGGGCATAATCCTTGGCAGGGCAGAGTACATCCAAAGGATGAAGAAGAACCCCATGAGCAGAGCTTTAAGGGTTGACAAGCTTACCCTTGCGGGCCTTGAAGGCACACTAAGGCTTTACATGAAAGGTGAGTATGAGAATATACCGGTGCTTTCCATGCTTTTACAGAGGCCAGAAGAGCTAAAGAGGAAGGCAAAAAGGCTTTCAAAAAGGCTAAGGAGTATAAAGGACTTAGAGGTTCATATACTTAGGGAGTTTTCGGCCTGCGGTGGTGGTGCCATGCCAGAGCTACTTTTGGAAACCTACTGCGTTGGGATAAGGCACAAAAACCTTAGCACTTCAGAGCTTGAAAGAAGGCTAAGGAATTTGGAGCCACCCATAGTGGCAAGGGTGAAGGAGGACATGCTTTTGCTGGATGTGAGGACATTAAGCCATGAGGATATGGAGGATATAGCAAAGGTTATAAGCCAGCTTGCTTTATAA
- the cysM gene encoding cysteine synthase B: MWVLGQHDEAYRKIRNSILNLVGNTPLVRLRKVIPPYISPKVEIYAKLESFNPGGSVKDRPALSMFLDAIERGLIKEGKVVIDATSGNTGIALAMVGACLGVPVELAMPANVSEERKRIIKAYGAKVYFTDPLEGTDGAILFVREKVSKEPEKYVYLDQYNNPANWRAHFYSTGIEIWNQTGGKITHLVAGIGTGGTIMGTGRRLKVYNPDIQIIGVQPAYPFHGIEGLKHIESSIKPGIFDETFLDRTIFVETEPAYEMTKRLAREEGILAGQSSGAALHAALELAKELEEGVIVVIFPDGGEKYLTTSPYKDL; encoded by the coding sequence GTGTGGGTTTTAGGTCAGCACGACGAGGCTTACAGAAAGATAAGGAATTCCATACTAAACCTTGTGGGCAACACGCCCTTGGTAAGGCTTAGAAAGGTCATACCACCTTACATATCACCCAAAGTGGAAATATACGCCAAGCTTGAGAGCTTTAACCCTGGAGGTTCTGTAAAGGACAGGCCAGCCTTGAGTATGTTCCTTGATGCCATAGAAAGGGGGCTTATAAAGGAGGGCAAGGTGGTTATTGATGCCACATCGGGCAACACGGGCATAGCCCTTGCCATGGTGGGTGCCTGCCTTGGTGTGCCTGTGGAGCTTGCCATGCCAGCCAACGTAAGCGAGGAGAGAAAGAGGATAATAAAGGCCTACGGCGCCAAAGTATACTTTACAGACCCCCTTGAAGGCACCGATGGAGCCATACTCTTTGTGAGGGAAAAGGTGAGCAAAGAGCCGGAAAAGTATGTTTATCTTGACCAGTATAATAACCCGGCCAACTGGAGGGCACATTTTTACTCAACGGGCATAGAGATATGGAACCAAACGGGTGGAAAGATAACCCATCTTGTGGCTGGCATAGGGACCGGTGGGACCATAATGGGAACGGGCAGAAGGCTAAAGGTATACAACCCAGATATACAGATAATAGGTGTACAGCCAGCCTATCCCTTTCATGGTATAGAAGGTCTAAAGCACATAGAAAGCTCCATAAAGCCCGGCATCTTTGATGAGACCTTTTTGGATAGGACCATCTTTGTGGAAACGGAGCCGGCCTACGAGATGACAAAAAGACTGGCAAGGGAGGAAGGAATTTTGGCAGGCCAATCCAGCGGTGCAGCTTTGCATGCTGCCCTTGAACTGGCAAAGGAACTGGAGGAAGGTGTTATAGTAGTCATATTCCCCGATGGGGGTGAAAAGTACCTTACCACCTCACCCTACAAGGACCTATAA